GCAGGCCCCGGAGAGCTCATGGGCATGACGGAAGGGCACTCCTTGCCTGACCAGCCACTCCGCCAGGTCGGTGGCAAGAGCGAAGCCTGTGGGGGCCTGCTCCTCCAGGCGATCCTTGTTGAAGGTCAGGGTGGCAATCATGCCGGCAAAGGCAGGCAGCAGGACCTCCAGGGTGTCCACCTGGTCGAAGACCGCCTCCTTGTCCTCCTGCAGGTCACGTGCATAGGCTGTCGGCAGCCCCTTGAGGGTGGTCAGCAGACCAGCCAGATCCCCGACCAATCGACCGGCCTTGCCGCGAGCCAGCTCAGCCACGTCCGGATTCTTCTTCTGAGGCATGATGGAGGACCCAGTCGAATAGCCGTCGTCCAGGCGAACAAAGGCGAACTCCTGGGTGTTCCAGATGATGATCTCCTCGGCCAGTCTGGACAGGTCCACGCCGATCATGGCAGCAACAAAGGCGAACTCGGCCACCACATCCCTGGCGGCTGTCCCGTCGATGGAGTTGGCGCAAACCCGGCTAAAGCCCAGATCCTGGGCCACTGGCAGGGGATCCAAACCCAAGGTGGTGCCAGCGAGCGCGCCAGATCCATATGGGCTGGCATCGGCACGCTGGTCCCAGTCCCTCAGACGCTCCAGGTCACGGATCAGGGGCCAGACATGGGCCATGAGCTGGTGGGCCAGCAGAACAGGCTGGGCATGCTGCATGTGGGTGCGGCCAGGCATGACCGTGGTCCCCGCCGCACGGGCCTGATCCATCAGAGCCTGGGCCGTGCGCAGCAGGTCCTTGGCCAGCACCCGGGCATGACGACGCAACCAGATCCGAATCAGAGTGGCGATCTGATCGTTGCGCGAGCGCCCGGCCCGCAGCTTGCCGCCCAGCTGGTCCCCTGCTATGTCTATAAGGCCGCGCTCCAGTGCCGTGGCCTCGTCCTCATCGCCAGGCTCAGGGGCGAAGGCACCGGAGTCCACCTGGTCCTGGAGCTCATCCAGGGCCTGCTCCATACGTTCCAGCTCGCCGTCATCCAGCAGCCCAGCACGGTTGAGGGCCCGGGCGTGGGCACGGGAACCAGCCAGGTCGTCATCGGCCAGGCGCCAGTCGAACTGGGTGGACCGGCTGAGCTCGACCAGCGCCGGCGAGGGCCCTCCGCTGAAGCGCCCGCCCCAGAGGGCCATGGGCTTGTCGTCGGTGTTCACTGCTTTTGCCCGCCCTGTGCGATGCCGTTGCCGAAGCGCATGTCGCGTGCGGCGGCCACCTTGTCAGCCAGACCATAGATGGCGATGAACCCGTTGGAGGCATTCTGGTCGAAGCTGTCACCCGACTCGTAGGTGGCCAGGCTGTAGTCGTAGAGGGAGCTGTCGGAGTGCCGGCCGGTGACCACGGCCCGTCCTCCGTGCATGACCATGCGGATGCGGCCGGAGACATAGCGTTGGGTCTCTTCGATGAAGGCGTTCAGGGAGCGGACGGCCGGCGAGTACCACTGAGCATCGTAGACCAGCTCTCCCCAGCGCTTGTCGATGTCGCGCTTGATCCGGTGCTGTTCGCGCTCCAGGCAGCAGTTCTCCAGCTCCTGGTGGGCGGTGATCAGGGCCACGGCACCGGGTGCCTCATAGAGCTCGCGGGACTTGATACCAACCAGCCTGTCCTCGATCAGATCCACACGTCCGATCCCCTGGGCTCCGGCCCGGCGGTTCATCTCCTCGATGGCCTCCAGAGGCGTGACGGCCCTGCCGTCGATGCGCACGGGGATACCCTGCTCGAAGTCGATGGTCACCTCGTCCTCGACCGGCGGGAAGGCCGGGTCGTCGGTGTAGGAGTAGACATCCTTGGTGGGTCCGTTCCAGGGATCCTCCAGGTATCCGGTCTCGATGGCCCGTCCCCAGACATTCTGGTCGATGGAATAGGGGCTCTCCTCGGTCTGCTCGATGGGCAGGTGGTGCTCCTTGGCGTAGGCGATCTCCACATCCCGCATCAATCCCAGGTCACGGATGGGGCTGATGGCCTTCAGCGAGGGGTCGATGGACATGATGGAGACCTCGAAGCGGACCTGGTCGTTGCCCTTGCCGGTGCAGCCGTGGGCTATGGTGTCGGCACCGTACTTGTGGGCCGCCTGGACCAGATGCTTGGTGATCAGCGGCCTGGAGATGGCCGATACCAGCGGGTAGACGCCCTCGTACATGGCATTGGCCTTGAGCGCCAGCATGCAGTAATCCCTGGCGAACTCGTCACGGGCATCCACCACGACGGACTCGACGGCCCCGCAGTCCAGGGCCCGCTGGCGGATGGTCTGCAGACGCTCCCCGCCCTGGCCTACATCCAGGGAGACGGCCACCACATCCTTGCCGGTGCGCTCCTTGAGGTAGGGAATGGACACCGAGGTGTCCAGGCCGCCCGAGTAGGCCAGCACGATGCGATTGTTTTCGGTCATGGCGATCCTCTTTCCTTGTAATTTCACACTTGCAGATGCTGAATTGGTGTCTTCGGCACTCATCGAGCCCTGGCATCCTCCTGGCCTGAGACGATGGTCATGAGCCAGTCGGCCCGGGATGATGCCGCCTGATCGTCGGCGGCGATGATCAGAATCGTGTCGTCCCCGGCTATGGTGCCCAGGATGCCCTTGATGGGCTGGCGGTCCAGGGCTGAAGCCGCGTACTGGGCGGCGCCGGCCGGGGTTCTGACCACCAGAAGGTTGCGGGCCCGGGCCACCGAGGTGATCAGCCCGGTCAGAATCTTGGCCAGGTAGGCATCGGTCTTGTTCTCCCCCTCGACCTCAGGCCCCTCGGCTGCAGCGGCCTCCATGGCCTGCTGGTCGGTGGTGGCGGGAATCCAGTAGGCCATGCTCCCGTCTGCATAGCGCAGCTTGGTGGCGTGCAGGTCGTCCAGATCCCGGCTGAGGGTGGCCTGGGTCACTTCGATGCCCTGATCAGCCAGCAGGGCCGACAGCTGCTGC
The window above is part of the Bifidobacterium asteroides DSM 20089 genome. Proteins encoded here:
- a CDS encoding arginine repressor, whose product is MRPTTKVARLDAIRQALNRHRVNSQQQLSALLADQGIEVTQATLSRDLDDLHATKLRYADGSMAYWIPATTDQQAMEAAAAEGPEVEGENKTDAYLAKILTGLITSVARARNLLVVRTPAGAAQYAASALDRQPIKGILGTIAGDDTILIIAADDQAASSRADWLMTIVSGQEDARAR
- the argH gene encoding argininosuccinate lyase, whose translation is MALWGGRFSGGPSPALVELSRSTQFDWRLADDDLAGSRAHARALNRAGLLDDGELERMEQALDELQDQVDSGAFAPEPGDEDEATALERGLIDIAGDQLGGKLRAGRSRNDQIATLIRIWLRRHARVLAKDLLRTAQALMDQARAAGTTVMPGRTHMQHAQPVLLAHQLMAHVWPLIRDLERLRDWDQRADASPYGSGALAGTTLGLDPLPVAQDLGFSRVCANSIDGTAARDVVAEFAFVAAMIGVDLSRLAEEIIIWNTQEFAFVRLDDGYSTGSSIMPQKKNPDVAELARGKAGRLVGDLAGLLTTLKGLPTAYARDLQEDKEAVFDQVDTLEVLLPAFAGMIATLTFNKDRLEEQAPTGFALATDLAEWLVRQGVPFRHAHELSGACVKLAEGRGCELADLDDDDFVRVFADWVPVERAPEVRSVLTAGGAVRARQGQGGTAPERVKEQMDQAAHALEELKTFADSQSDGPAYRPPR
- a CDS encoding argininosuccinate synthase, giving the protein MTENNRIVLAYSGGLDTSVSIPYLKERTGKDVVAVSLDVGQGGERLQTIRQRALDCGAVESVVVDARDEFARDYCMLALKANAMYEGVYPLVSAISRPLITKHLVQAAHKYGADTIAHGCTGKGNDQVRFEVSIMSIDPSLKAISPIRDLGLMRDVEIAYAKEHHLPIEQTEESPYSIDQNVWGRAIETGYLEDPWNGPTKDVYSYTDDPAFPPVEDEVTIDFEQGIPVRIDGRAVTPLEAIEEMNRRAGAQGIGRVDLIEDRLVGIKSRELYEAPGAVALITAHQELENCCLEREQHRIKRDIDKRWGELVYDAQWYSPAVRSLNAFIEETQRYVSGRIRMVMHGGRAVVTGRHSDSSLYDYSLATYESGDSFDQNASNGFIAIYGLADKVAAARDMRFGNGIAQGGQKQ